TGCAAGGTCATGGAGCAATACAAAACGTTTCGGTTCATTGGCTGTAGTCTTGCGTGGGCTAACTGCTgaattcataacaataatataatacctgttaaaccaaaataatatctGACACACCAATATagtagtactaaatgttaataacacAACAGTTttccaaatagtttattttttgtacgaggcctttcgaaacaaaagttttcatcatcaggcgagtccacaaataaatatttacattattttttcataattaatattaaaatactttatgccaatatttttctataaactcTGTGTAATGTTTTGTATCGCACACTGTTCATctgttaaatagtttaaaagtccgaaaatatttaacaaaaattcttatatattgaaaacatttagtaaaattaatttcaatgtgCCGTACGCAATAGGTTGACAATTTTTCGATCTATTTAAGGTATATTCATAAGTTATACTTGCGTATTGTTAAGAAAAATGAAAcgtagttttaaatcaaataaatttgccattaaatcaattaagtaaattattctaCCAGACAAATCAAGATAGGCATAAGACAGCCGAGCAGGAGTCAGACACACGTGACGTAGATGCTGCCCGGAGCAGGAGTGACTGTCTGTTTAGCGCTTCCAGCACTGCTGCTAGCTGCCGAGGACCTGGACTCCAGCACCTGCCTCACCCTCGACCCATTCGACAGCGCGCTGCCCCAGACCACACCCTCGCCCTACACCCTCTCCTGTAGCAAGTCTGGGAAGATCACGAACCAGGACTCCGTCATCTTCACCATAAAGTCCTCGCGACCTCGGGTCGACTTCCGACGGTTCGTGGTGCAGGCACTGGACCGCGAGAGCGGTGTGGCCGTGGGCATGTTCGTGGACACAGGAGACGCCGACATCACCGTCGTCAACTGTTTTGGTCGTTCTGAGGTAATGTCTTATTGATGTATGTGGtactgaaatacaaataataggtTTTACTGAGGATACCAACAAAGTGTTTAGCAATAACTTAtggcttaaaatattataacagttaatGATCACATCTATATTACAGCTGTTATAATATTACTGCTTGATATAGCACTAAGAAATTgctttggaattttaaatttaacccaaATAAACCAAAGAAAGATACACTAGCTCATTCAGTTAATGAAACAAATTTCCAAAGTTTTAATTATAGAGCATATGGCCATGTAGTTGAACATTGTACTGGAACACATATGTATAATATACTTCGGAGAAGAATACTGGTCTATAACTCAACCTAATTGCCTCAGCAATAATTCTTTTATCTTCTCCGTTTTAGATTAAAAAAGTCTTGTTTAAGTTTTACGATGCTGAGCCAGTACACGATGTACAGGCTGCTACATAACATGTCGGTTGGACTAATGGGGAAATCCTCACTAGTACGAATTGGGACGCTAAAACCTATCAGGAAATTTAGTGGTTCAGAGCGAGTTTTGTGTGTTAGTTTTATTCTCACATCACGGTTATAATTACAACAAAGTGTTTCGTGAGACAGCTGTGTGGTATACTGACCATATGATAACTACCAGAGCTGAACATGTAACACAGAGGCAGGTGTATGATCTGTGATTATTGCCCATCGTATGTAAGGCGAGCACAGCCACTGATGGGATTATTCTAACGTGACAAGTTATAATTCGTCTTCAAAGTTAGTTTCTTACctaaattttaatggaaatattcATCTTTACTGCAattttagcaatataaaaaaatgaaataatgcatGCAAACAGTATAGGTGTACGTAGTTAAAATACGAAGTATTGGCATTAGACGTAGATtgcataaactaaaaaaaaaactaaatagtgtAATATTTGCACATTGTTTCTGGATAAAACTATGTGCTTATGTTGGCTGAGAAGTAAATACATTCACATAATATGAATAAGATTAATCAAGTGTGAGGCTTACATGGGACcagtatataaatagtattaagcTAGATGTTCTATCATGAATTAAAATCCCCCTGTATGTAAAACAGTATTAAGTGGTAACTGCACTAAGTGGTATTGTGTTACAGAACACTGCGATAGAGTTCGATACAGAGCCGAAGACAGAAGCGCGCATGAGATGGATGCCTGACTTTGACTACGCAGGCAATATCACATTCTTGTAAGCGATTCCATGTAATCTATTAGAGAGTTAAACAAGCAAAAGAGTTATTGTGCTCCATCTCACAATAAACCCAAGCTTGAGGATGAAATGTTTCCAGACCATAGATTATGGACTAAAGTTTGAGTTGTTGcgaaactttattaatattgcatAGAGTAAGCTTGCATGTTGGCGTGTAAACCCAAAAACTATATCAATATTTTGTcatagagataaataaataaaatgctatcaaatttgtaatacataccaactgtacaattaaaatatgttaccaGCACACTAAACACCAGAAACACAGATGAAATAAAACTAGCTAACAATATTGAggcattaattattattttaattcacagGGTTTTCAATCACCATgggccaattttaaaattaccattataTGTGACAATTTTCAATCAATGGTAACATTTGTGTAAGTCGGTAATTAGCTCCCCCACATAGAAGTAGGCTGCCTTGTCGCTTAAGTAACTAActattcaatttatttcttaagagTCAGCTATGCAGGCACTGCCGTGATTTTAGGCCTATAAGAACTactttaaacttcaaaattctAAACACTTGTATGGATTTATTTTCTATCGTATACGTATGAGGCATGTctcgttttatataaattattaatatccaTATGGATGCTGCGTTACTTTTACCaggtttttattagttatttaaacaaaattctaatgttttgtaacttatcggttaaatatttaaaaagtataaactttacaagaaaaacaaaaaaccgTTTGGCTACGTACAACTCTCTTCCCGTTCTGATTCTACAAccaaaaataaggttgtaaagtgcttaaagtttaatattgttttataaggtAAAGCTCAAGGTATTACTACAATTTGTTCCTAAACTTATGTTCCACCTTAATTAGTGAGAAACTCGCCGATAAATCGCTAACAAAAAAACATCTCTGTGTGACTCTCACCAGCGAAAGTGAAATCCCGTAGAGATTGCAGTGTCCCACTTTAGCTGGTGCGTATGTAACGTATTGCTTGTGCTCTTGACTAGTCCTAGTTTGTACAGTGAACTCGCTTGGGTACATTTTTTATAGTCTGAACTTCttagttaaaaagtttttgaGTGACAGTCCATTGTtgcactttttatgttttaagtgcatgtttatttACTAGGTGTTATCCATTTCAGAAATTAGATGATTGCAAGCATACCCGAACTCCtcaggaattaaaaatattacaggagTTTTATTAAATTCTGTTGCTAGATTCTTCTACATTGAAGTTAGAATGGACTACGATACATGATGAATGTTGGAAAGTAACATTGTCCCAGCAGTACAAGTAATTACTCGGGACACTTACAATATTTACCTCCAAGCCAGTGTATCACTACATAATTCTTATACTGGATATGGTTAGGTCGGCATGGTGCTTTGGACTAACCAACTCGCTCACCCGATCTTACCTCTAGAATTTTCTTTTAGGGGTTTTAGAAAAATGAACTAAACCAGATTAACAAAATCTAATGAGTTTATGCTGACTCAACACTAGCCTATAACTAACACCATAACTGTTGTGTCATCTGAGTCTTGTTGGGCAATCTTTAGAGTAACTAGCATATATTTTGAGTTCAGAAAAGGTTCAGgtatgattttgaattttgttgtgattatttattattaagttatgataaaattactaaatattcaaCAATTGCTGAGAAAAGTATTGATTTTAGTGTTTCTTAAATTACAATTACTCTGAAACACCCcgatttttaaactgtattggGATAAAGCCCTCTAGTTTATGGCACTGTTCCTATTTTACAAGatctgttataataaaatgttactcgGAGTTTGGTTCGCGACAAAAATATTTAGGAGGAGTGAATGTCTGGTTTAGTTATTGTGTACAGTACAATAAAATGGAGTTTCGAAGTACCATATGTAATTTAAGGACAAAGGTATCACACATAAAGACATGGGCGGATGGGCTACGCTTTTACTTTTTGGTCTTTCAATGAATAGAGTTCACCTTTGGAACTAGAGAAACTATTGTATCATGTTACGAATCTCTAGGATCCGATCTCTTGTTGCGGATCTTGACCTTCTTATCAAGATTTATCTCACAGTTGAAGGACGGGCAGAAAAATAGACAGATAAAGTATGCATTCAATTTGATAGCATTTGAGAGCGTTCCTCTTTCCAAGGCAAGGAACCggaattttgtaaaagttggaaACGGACTATTAAAGGGTGTTAGTGGCTATCGCACGGGTTGGATGCAGTGCTCCAGCTGTTGACTGCCTCCATGATCAGGATTTAAAGAACTCAATAATTTCACTTTAAGTTTGCTAGTTTTAATATAACTCGTATAATGGAAGGAACTAAtattatacttgtaaaatatataccatCTTTCATGGAATCCATGACAATCTTTAATTGCATTACTTTAATaaatgaagtaattaaaaataaactcttatgtTCTATTGTTACCATTTTGTATTAGGATTTGTCCATAGTAATGCGATATATCTATAAAAGTGTACGGTAACGGCAGCAGGTTTATTAGAACCGTATAACgtacttaaaactatttcaatattaaaggcatgcaaataataaacaaaaattaagtttattccaACATTGACTTCTTgtaagttactttaattttatagcatatatatatatatatatatatatatatatatatatatatatatatatatatatatatatatatatgctactGAATTATCCCATTCCAACTTTATATTGGCAAGTAATATTGtgctatagtatttttattatttttctgttttaggGCCACAATAGTCCAGTCCGGAGAGATATTCTGGCTGAGAAAAAAGGGAGATTCAATCTCTGTATACAACCCGTGGtagaaatttacatattataagtgATGTTTGTAGATTTTCTTGACTGTAAGTcgtactgttttattattttaaacccctCT
This is a stretch of genomic DNA from Homalodisca vitripennis isolate AUS2020 unplaced genomic scaffold, UT_GWSS_2.1 ScUCBcl_147;HRSCAF=1385, whole genome shotgun sequence. It encodes these proteins:
- the LOC124370392 gene encoding putative defense protein 3, which codes for MLPGAGVTVCLALPALLLAAEDLDSSTCLTLDPFDSALPQTTPSPYTLSCSKSGKITNQDSVIFTIKSSRPRVDFRRFVVQALDRESGVAVGMFVDTGDADITVVNCFGRSENTAIEFDTEPKTEARMRWMPDFDYAGNITFLATIVQSGEIFWLRKKGDSISVYNPW